ATTGGTACAGACTTTCGCTCACGGTATCAACGTAGTAGGATTATTCTACTGTTGTGATATTTTATACAAGAGATTTAAATCAAGAGACATCAGACAAATGGGTGGTTTAGCTAAGGTAGCCCCTAAGTTTGCCGTTTTATTCTTGATCATTATATTAGGATCAATGGGAGTTCCATTGACGAATGGATTCATCGGAGAATTTATCCTGTTAAAAGCAGTATATGATTTCAACGGAACAGCAGCAGTAATTGCTGGTCTTACGGTAATTCTTTGTGCAGTATACTTATTGAGATTCTACGGAAAAGCAATGTTTGGAGAAGGAAATGCAGAAGTGTTAAGCACAGCAAAAGATTTATCTGGTGTAGAATTCTCTGTATTGGCGAGTTTAGCGGTTTTTGTGATCTTACTTGGTATTTTCCCACAACCGGTAATCGAAATGGTGAGTAGTTCAGTGAAGTTTATCTACACGGCAATGGCTAACTAAAAAATTAAAAGATTTAAAAATTAAAAAAATAAGAGATTAGAGAGCATAAAGATAAAAGACGAAGAGATAAGAGACGGTAACTTTTGAACCCGGAACTTTAAGCTCTAACCCTTGAACTTTAAACTTCAGATCTCACATCTCAAATCTATATTATGAGTGTTTTAATTATTGTTTTCCTAACAGCAGTTATTGCGTTATTTTCAGGAGTTTTCGAACAAGGAAAGTTCGCAAGATACATTGGGATTTTGGGTTTAATCATCGCATTGTATGTAAGCTTTATGCCTGAATGTTCGTTCTTCGATCACTACAAGCATATGTATGAATACAGTGCCAATACTGCATTATTTACTAAATTATCCATTGTAACAACCTTATTGTTATTCTTCTTGGGAGGTTTTGCATTCAGCAATCACAGAAGCCACCAATCAGAATTATATGCATTGATGCTATTTGCATTATGTGGAGGAATTGTACTTTTCGGATACCAGAACTTAGTTACAATGTTCTTAGGTGTTGAAATCCTTTCTATCCCATTATATGTAATGGCTGGTGCCAACAAAACAGATCTAAGATCAAACGAAGCTTCAATCAAGTATTTCTTAATGGGTGCATTCGCAACAGGTTTCCTACTTTTCGGGATTGCGTTCATCTATGGAAGTGCAGGAAGTTTTGATCTCTATAAAATTCATGACTTTGGAGTAGCTAATGCTTCCAACGTAATGTTCATCTTAGGAGTATTGCTTATTCTTTGTGCATTGGCATTTAAGGTGGCTTTAGCTCCTTTCCATATGTGGAGTCCTGATGTATATGCAGGTTCTCCTTCATTAATCACTGCTTTCATGGCAAGTGTGGTAAAAATCTCAGGATTCTTCGCACTATTCAGATTGATGACAATTGGTTTCGCTGGAGTAACTCACGAATGGATTAATGTTTTAGGAGTATTCTTAATCATTACCTTATTGTTGGCAAACGTTATGGGTCTTGCTCAGACGAATGCAAAAAGAATGTTGGCATACTCTTCAGTTTCTCACGCAGGATACATCGGATTGGTATTCTTCGGAATGACAAGCCTTTCTACTTATAACTTAGCGTTCTATTTATTCGCTTACTCATTATCTACAGTAGGAGTTTTCATGTGTCTGATCTGGGTAGAGAAATTAAAAAGAGAAACTTCTTTCGGAGCTTTCAAAGGATTGGCAAAAACAGAACCTTTATTGGCAACAGCTGCTGCGATCTCTATGCTTTCAATGGCAGGGGTTCCGTTAACGGCTGGTTTCATGGGGAAATTTGCTTTATTCTCCCAGGCAATGAACGGAGCTGCTTTCTTAGTATTGGTAGCAGTTTTAGGGTCTGCCCTATCTATCGCTTACTATTTAAGATTAATCGTCGCGATGTTCTTCTTTAAAGAATCTACATTCAAATCATCAGAAAAGGTAACTCTTACTTATAATATTGTTGCAGTATTTGTAATTGTAACGATTATCATCTTGGGTGTTTTCCCGGATCTGTTTGCAAAAATGTTCGGATTATAAAAAGATAACCTTACAATATCAAAAACCTTTCAGATGATCTGAAAGGTTTTTTTGTGTATGCACATTTCTTCTCTTGTAAGGAAGATTTTGTTATTTTTACAAGAGAAAGAGTTTGATTTAGCTTAGTATAAAAGCTATTTTATTCAAAAAAATAATTACCCCAATCATTTTATGACTACAAAAGCCATTCTCACTTCCTTATTCATCATTTCCATTCTATCTTCGTGCAAAAAGAAAACTCTGGAACAAAAAATAGAAAACCTTCCCCCAGTACAAACGACCGTTCCACCATCTCCTCTCAAAGAAACCATAGCGGATATGGAAAATAATTCCTTTACTCTAAGCTGTGGTGCAGGATGCGCAGCAACCTATACTGCTGAAGATATTTCTCAAGATAAAGCTTCTGTAAAGGTAAAATTCAAAGTGGATAACTATATGAATGATCAATTGATAGAAACCACTTATGAAACCTACCTTTTTTACTACAAAAATACGGGCAAGATTGATAAAATCATCAATGAGGAAACCAATCAGAACATCTTGGATGAATATATCCCAGATGCCCAGGAATCATTCAAAGAATTTGCGGCTTCAATCATTAAGGATAAGAAGATTAAAACTCCATCATCAAAATAATACTACAGTAAAAAGACTTAACAATTTTATATAATAATTCCTTAAAGGAGAAGGTTACTGCCAATATTTTTAAAAAGTAAATCAGAAACATACAATGTTCTATTTATTTTGATTATTTCTTCAAAAAAATAAAACAATTTGGTCATAAAGAATGATTTTTACTAATCTAAAACATCTTTGGAACTAGTCTTTTTTTCATAACTTTACTTTAAATTTCAGCTCTTGGCCAATCTTTACAAAAAAGACTCTCCATTTCAGGTTTATATCTCGTTCAAAAAATATTTGGATGTACTGGAACATATCCGGTATAATGACCGTCTGGAATACAGGGTCAACTATGCTGAATCCCTGATCGAGAGAACGCTTAATTTTAAAGAACTGAAAGAAGGCTTTCAGGATATCAACATTCTGGAAAAAAATGAAGACCTCATCAGATCACTGCTCGCTGATCTTTTTCCTACAGGGCTTACTCGAAATGAAATAAAAGCAGCAAGTATTCCTCTTTCCAATATCACATTCAACTATACGGAGAGGTTTAAGGATATTCTTAAAGATGCAGGGAAAGATTTTGAAATTGAACTGAGAAACATTAGTGACAATGAATTTTACGTGTTTTGTTGCTGCCTGATCCTCC
This is a stretch of genomic DNA from Chryseobacterium tructae. It encodes these proteins:
- a CDS encoding NADH-quinone oxidoreductase subunit N, translating into MSVLIIVFLTAVIALFSGVFEQGKFARYIGILGLIIALYVSFMPECSFFDHYKHMYEYSANTALFTKLSIVTTLLLFFLGGFAFSNHRSHQSELYALMLFALCGGIVLFGYQNLVTMFLGVEILSIPLYVMAGANKTDLRSNEASIKYFLMGAFATGFLLFGIAFIYGSAGSFDLYKIHDFGVANASNVMFILGVLLILCALAFKVALAPFHMWSPDVYAGSPSLITAFMASVVKISGFFALFRLMTIGFAGVTHEWINVLGVFLIITLLLANVMGLAQTNAKRMLAYSSVSHAGYIGLVFFGMTSLSTYNLAFYLFAYSLSTVGVFMCLIWVEKLKRETSFGAFKGLAKTEPLLATAAAISMLSMAGVPLTAGFMGKFALFSQAMNGAAFLVLVAVLGSALSIAYYLRLIVAMFFFKESTFKSSEKVTLTYNIVAVFVIVTIIILGVFPDLFAKMFGL